The following proteins are co-located in the Pseudoalteromonas sp. N1230-9 genome:
- a CDS encoding VolA/Pla-1 family phospholipase: protein MKKMLLSLAVATAITGCGGGETLEDVKNDNPPIVPTATVKFDPANGVISVPNDLLMSGTLDGTLNIPGELDENNVSVERAAYADPQLALGALDGWSTQTPFKIDLTFPAGVSLDATSAASPGAVRIFEVVMGASQTDEACAQVPAGIACKLVSELTFGVDFITQGSGDAVAVIPLKPFKAGSSYINVLTTSLMDSEGRSIEPSSTYALVSEETTLITDAQKSLQAVINSYENAVTSGGAISKDEIIFSAAMTMQSAGQVLGTVKQLLAASLTQAALPRPTVQIPEQPVITVEQVFASQGVTGLSPAFAGVQYQKGSVMLPMYLATPTGTEVGDLAATYWQGMCDSGVAVLGYASSAGASFPTDPISENDALCMALSGGKLRDLGLDQTKHLTKYNTIPKTQSIANVPVQITKPILPVINFVRSQIGLDALAMPEGGWPVVILQHGITSKKEDMLAITAQLSIQGFATAAIDHPMHGERGVDVNGDGVDDFNASTGSVLSYMNLQSLLVARDSLRQSVADLLGLRLGLNFSGATDLNTQDVSFVGHSLGSVVAPAFVAVTNNPLDPQVDPLFNVKSVALASGGGGIASFLIDSATFGPFVQGSVLLAAGISESAEFSSYLQNEAVSNCGTLAADQTAYVSCGYKEYIGSLTMAGETAKLANIQGVVTQFAFAAQTALDSGDPTNYAASVAALGTPTYMSVVVGDGANNKPDQVIPPMVASNPIAGSLPLANLMGLATVAQSQGPTAEPMSYVVKFTKGHHSSVLTPVATPDSGATAQESAAATSEMQLQIATFLASRGQYLQVTNTDVVTD, encoded by the coding sequence ATGACAATCCCCCCATTGTGCCAACCGCGACAGTTAAGTTTGATCCTGCTAATGGTGTTATCTCTGTACCCAACGATTTACTCATGAGTGGCACACTTGATGGCACGCTTAATATTCCTGGTGAACTTGATGAGAATAATGTGAGCGTAGAGCGTGCTGCCTATGCCGATCCGCAGTTAGCATTAGGTGCACTAGATGGTTGGTCTACACAAACTCCGTTTAAAATCGATCTTACTTTTCCTGCGGGTGTTAGCTTAGATGCTACATCTGCTGCCTCACCAGGCGCAGTGCGTATTTTTGAAGTCGTCATGGGAGCCAGCCAAACGGATGAAGCATGCGCACAAGTGCCTGCAGGTATTGCCTGTAAATTAGTGTCAGAGCTCACATTTGGTGTCGATTTTATTACTCAAGGCTCTGGTGATGCTGTTGCTGTTATACCATTGAAACCGTTTAAAGCAGGTAGTAGTTATATCAATGTTTTAACAACCTCACTAATGGACTCAGAAGGTCGCTCAATTGAGCCATCATCTACTTATGCGTTGGTTAGTGAAGAAACAACCCTTATTACAGACGCACAAAAATCGTTACAAGCGGTCATCAATAGTTATGAAAACGCTGTAACATCAGGTGGTGCAATTTCTAAAGATGAAATCATTTTTAGTGCGGCTATGACCATGCAGTCGGCAGGTCAAGTACTTGGCACAGTCAAACAATTACTAGCAGCAAGTTTAACGCAAGCGGCTTTACCAAGACCGACGGTACAAATTCCTGAGCAACCGGTAATTACTGTCGAACAAGTATTTGCGTCACAAGGGGTAACAGGTTTGTCACCTGCTTTTGCTGGGGTTCAGTATCAAAAAGGCAGTGTAATGCTACCTATGTACCTTGCAACACCAACAGGCACTGAGGTAGGTGATTTAGCTGCGACATACTGGCAAGGTATGTGTGACAGCGGTGTAGCGGTACTTGGTTACGCCTCTTCAGCAGGTGCATCGTTCCCAACAGATCCAATTAGTGAGAATGATGCTTTATGTATGGCACTTAGTGGTGGCAAGTTACGCGACTTAGGCCTTGACCAAACTAAGCACTTAACCAAATACAATACAATCCCTAAAACGCAAAGCATTGCGAATGTACCGGTTCAAATTACTAAGCCTATTTTACCCGTGATCAACTTTGTTCGAAGCCAAATCGGTCTAGATGCTTTAGCAATGCCTGAAGGTGGCTGGCCGGTAGTGATTCTTCAGCACGGTATTACGTCTAAGAAAGAAGATATGTTAGCAATAACTGCTCAACTTTCTATCCAAGGTTTTGCAACGGCTGCTATCGACCACCCAATGCATGGTGAGCGTGGTGTTGATGTAAATGGAGATGGTGTCGATGACTTCAACGCATCAACGGGCTCAGTGCTAAGTTACATGAATTTACAGTCTCTACTTGTAGCACGAGACAGTTTACGTCAATCAGTTGCTGATTTATTGGGTTTACGCTTAGGTTTAAACTTTTCTGGTGCGACTGATTTAAATACTCAAGATGTGTCATTCGTGGGACATTCACTAGGTTCAGTTGTTGCGCCTGCTTTTGTTGCAGTGACGAATAATCCTCTTGATCCTCAGGTTGATCCACTTTTCAATGTTAAGAGTGTGGCACTTGCCAGTGGCGGTGGCGGTATTGCAAGCTTCCTAATTGATTCGGCAACGTTTGGTCCATTCGTTCAAGGCTCGGTGTTACTTGCTGCTGGCATTAGTGAGTCTGCAGAATTTAGCTCGTACCTACAAAACGAAGCTGTGTCTAACTGTGGCACGCTAGCAGCAGATCAAACCGCTTATGTTAGTTGTGGTTACAAAGAGTACATTGGTTCATTAACAATGGCGGGTGAAACAGCAAAACTAGCAAATATTCAAGGGGTAGTAACACAATTTGCTTTTGCGGCACAGACAGCCCTTGATAGTGGTGATCCTACTAATTACGCAGCATCAGTTGCGGCACTTGGCACGCCTACATATATGAGTGTCGTTGTTGGTGATGGCGCTAACAATAAGCCTGACCAGGTTATTCCACCTATGGTAGCTTCTAACCCTATCGCAGGCAGTTTACCGCTCGCTAACTTGATGGGCTTAGCAACAGTGGCTCAATCTCAGGGGCCAACAGCGGAGCCTATGAGCTATGTTGTGAAATTTACTAAGGGTCATCACAGTTCGGTATTAACGCCTGTTGCTACGCCTGATTCAGGCGCTACTGCACAGGAAAGTGCAGCTGCAACGTCTGAAATGCAATTGCAAATAGCCACTTTCTTAGCGAGCCGTGGTCAGTATTTGCAAGTCACTAATACTGATGTAGTCACTGACTAA